One Pseudomonas sp. AN-1 genomic region harbors:
- a CDS encoding FAD-binding protein, which produces MKHDAISTCTDIQLPLQVADASSLQWDDQCDVLVIGWGAAGACAALEARARGADVLVADRFTGGGASAKSGGVVYAGGGTRQQRDAGYADSPEAMFDYLKHETQGVIGDATLRRFCESSAANLAWLEGHGARYAHSMPPGGGKTSYPPDGYFLYYSGNEMVPSHRGALPPAPRGHRTVGKGQCGAVLYGHLQRACLKAGVRPQTQSAARRLVLDARGRVIGAELWCLPPGSAAAREHAKLAARAERLQNFAPSYCDGLRRKLARIEQQHARPRLVLARRGVILSTGGFIFNRAMIGEHAPKYRRNFKVGATGCDGSGLRLGLSAGAASDRLQQVSPWRFINPPLCWPKGIVVNTAGQRFVNEEVYGGTLGYPLCEEQGGKAWLVLDARLRRQSIKQALFGGYWWFQSLPALALMLLKVRKGRTARELAGVTGMQPALLEESLRAYNAAARGTAPDPVGKSESSRQVLDQGPFYACDISVGNPVFPLGALTLGGLKVDEDNGAVLDTQGQAIPGLYAAGRTAIGIPSHLYISGLSLADCVFSGRRAGEAAAQANHTMTTRAAPAGAPA; this is translated from the coding sequence ATGAAGCACGATGCGATTTCCACCTGCACCGACATCCAGCTGCCGCTGCAGGTGGCCGATGCCAGCAGCCTGCAGTGGGACGATCAGTGCGACGTGCTGGTGATCGGCTGGGGCGCGGCCGGAGCCTGCGCGGCGCTGGAGGCCCGCGCCCGGGGCGCCGACGTGCTGGTCGCCGACCGCTTCACCGGCGGCGGCGCCAGCGCCAAGAGCGGCGGGGTGGTGTACGCGGGCGGTGGCACCCGCCAGCAGCGCGACGCCGGCTACGCCGACAGCCCCGAGGCGATGTTCGACTACCTCAAGCACGAGACCCAGGGCGTGATCGGCGACGCCACCCTGCGTCGCTTCTGCGAGTCCAGCGCGGCCAACCTGGCGTGGCTGGAAGGCCACGGCGCGCGCTACGCGCACAGCATGCCGCCGGGCGGCGGCAAGACCTCCTATCCGCCGGACGGCTACTTCCTCTACTACTCGGGCAACGAGATGGTGCCCTCGCACCGCGGCGCGCTGCCACCGGCGCCGCGCGGCCACCGCACGGTCGGCAAGGGCCAGTGCGGCGCGGTGCTCTACGGCCACCTGCAGCGCGCCTGCCTGAAGGCCGGCGTGCGCCCGCAGACGCAATCCGCCGCGCGCCGCCTGGTGCTGGACGCCCGGGGCCGGGTGATCGGCGCCGAGCTGTGGTGCCTGCCGCCCGGCAGCGCGGCGGCCAGGGAGCACGCCAAGCTGGCCGCGCGCGCCGAGCGCCTGCAGAACTTCGCGCCGAGCTACTGCGACGGCCTGCGCCGCAAGCTGGCGCGGATCGAACAGCAGCACGCCCGGCCGCGCCTGGTGCTAGCCCGCCGCGGGGTGATCCTCAGCACCGGCGGCTTCATCTTCAACCGGGCGATGATCGGCGAACACGCGCCCAAGTACCGGCGCAACTTCAAGGTCGGCGCCACCGGCTGCGACGGCAGCGGCCTGCGCCTGGGCCTCTCCGCCGGGGCGGCCAGCGACCGCCTGCAGCAGGTCTCGCCGTGGCGCTTCATCAACCCGCCGCTGTGCTGGCCGAAGGGCATCGTGGTCAACACGGCTGGCCAGCGCTTCGTCAACGAGGAAGTCTACGGCGGCACCCTCGGCTACCCGCTGTGCGAGGAGCAGGGCGGCAAGGCCTGGCTGGTGCTTGACGCGCGCCTGCGTCGCCAGTCGATCAAACAGGCGCTGTTCGGCGGCTACTGGTGGTTCCAGAGCTTGCCGGCGCTGGCGCTGATGCTGCTCAAGGTGCGCAAGGGCCGCACCGCCCGCGAACTGGCGGGCGTCACTGGCATGCAGCCGGCGCTGCTTGAGGAGTCCTTGCGCGCCTACAACGCCGCCGCTCGCGGCACCGCGCCGGACCCGGTCGGCAAGTCGGAAAGCAGCCGCCAGGTGCTCGACCAGGGGCCGTTCTACGCCTGCGACATCTCGGTGGGTAACCCGGTGTTCCCGCTTGGCGCGCTGACCCTGGGCGGCCTCAAGGTCGACGAAGACAACGGCGCGGTGCTCGATACCCAGGGCCAGGCCATCCCCGGCCTGTACGCCGCCGGACGCACCGCCATCGGCATTCCCTCGCACCTCTATATCAGCGGCTTGTCGCTGGCCGACTGCGTGTTCTCCGGCCGCCGCGCCGGCGAAGCGGCGGCCCAGGCGAACCACACCATGACCACCCGGGCCGCGCCAGCCGGCGCGCCCGCCTGA
- a CDS encoding FAD-dependent oxidoreductase: MTTQVRPQSAYDVIVVGSGAGAMSAAVVAADQGLSVLVVEKSDKYGGTSAISGGGIWIPNNHYFAEKGGKDSYDKALTYLKASTEGKIDEERLRAYLEYAPRMIHYLETRSRVRYAVAEKYPDYYQHLPGSLPGGRSLDPELFDTSLLGDEYEHMRKPSPTTLLMGCIAWTARHAHKAMSREFGWRLMILGLIARYKLDFKWRRKTKMDRRAALGASLIAALRRSLMDRDVPLWLNTDFRELVVENGRVTGIQVVREGQKMTLQARRGVIFGCGGFEQNQALREKYLPQPTRVDWSATPPGNNTGAALEAAQAIGAATELMDWAWWAPTIKVPGEEKPRGIFAERAFPGAIVVNGLGKRFVNEAAPYLEFVDAMYKEHQKDAKSIPAWVIFDAHYRFNYAMGPLMPAQVSPDSRLRKEWLNTVYWKADSLDGLARQIGVDPAGLDATVKRVNEFARTGVDADFARGGNVFDRYYGDSNVKPNPCLAPIAKGPFYAMRLDAGDIGTKGGLLTNANAQVLHENGQPIPGLYAIGNTSASVMGTSYPGAGGTLGPAMTFGYIAARHIAASA, translated from the coding sequence ATGACAACACAGGTTCGGCCCCAATCCGCCTACGACGTGATCGTCGTCGGCTCCGGCGCAGGCGCCATGTCGGCGGCGGTGGTCGCTGCCGACCAGGGCCTCTCGGTGCTGGTCGTCGAGAAGAGCGACAAGTACGGCGGCACCTCGGCGATCTCCGGCGGCGGCATCTGGATCCCCAACAACCACTACTTCGCCGAGAAGGGTGGCAAGGACAGCTACGACAAGGCGCTGACCTACCTGAAGGCCTCCACCGAGGGCAAGATCGACGAGGAGCGCCTGCGCGCCTACCTCGAGTACGCGCCGCGGATGATCCACTACCTCGAGACCCGTAGCCGCGTGCGCTACGCGGTGGCCGAGAAGTACCCGGACTACTACCAGCACCTGCCCGGCTCGCTGCCCGGCGGGCGCAGCCTCGACCCCGAGCTGTTCGACACCAGCCTGCTCGGCGACGAATACGAGCACATGCGCAAGCCGTCGCCGACCACCCTGCTGATGGGCTGCATCGCCTGGACCGCGCGCCACGCGCACAAGGCGATGTCCCGCGAGTTCGGCTGGCGACTGATGATTCTCGGCCTGATCGCCCGCTACAAGCTCGACTTCAAGTGGCGGCGCAAGACCAAGATGGACCGCCGCGCCGCCCTCGGCGCCTCGCTGATCGCCGCGCTGCGCCGTTCGCTGATGGACCGCGACGTGCCGCTGTGGCTGAACACCGACTTCCGTGAGCTGGTGGTGGAGAACGGCCGGGTCACCGGCATCCAGGTGGTGCGCGAAGGCCAGAAGATGACCCTGCAGGCGCGTCGCGGGGTGATCTTCGGCTGCGGCGGCTTCGAGCAGAACCAGGCGCTGCGCGAGAAGTACCTGCCGCAGCCGACCCGCGTCGACTGGAGCGCCACTCCGCCGGGCAACAACACCGGCGCCGCGCTGGAGGCCGCGCAGGCCATCGGCGCCGCCACCGAGCTGATGGACTGGGCCTGGTGGGCACCGACCATCAAGGTGCCGGGTGAAGAGAAGCCGCGCGGTATCTTCGCCGAGCGCGCCTTCCCCGGCGCCATCGTGGTCAACGGCCTGGGCAAGCGCTTCGTCAACGAGGCGGCGCCGTACCTGGAGTTCGTCGACGCCATGTACAAGGAGCACCAGAAGGACGCCAAGAGCATCCCGGCCTGGGTGATCTTCGACGCCCACTACCGCTTCAACTACGCCATGGGTCCGCTGATGCCGGCCCAGGTGTCGCCGGACAGCCGTCTGCGCAAGGAGTGGCTGAACACCGTGTACTGGAAGGCCGACAGCCTCGACGGCCTGGCCCGGCAGATCGGCGTCGATCCCGCCGGCCTGGATGCCACCGTCAAGCGCGTCAACGAGTTCGCCCGCACCGGCGTCGACGCCGACTTCGCCCGCGGCGGCAACGTGTTCGACCGCTACTACGGCGACAGCAACGTCAAGCCCAACCCGTGCCTGGCGCCGATCGCCAAGGGGCCGTTCTACGCCATGCGCCTGGATGCCGGCGACATCGGCACCAAGGGCGGCCTGCTGACCAACGCCAACGCCCAGGTGCTGCACGAGAACGGCCAGCCGATCCCCGGCCTGTACGCCATCGGCAATACCTCGGCCTCGGTGATGGGCACCAGCTACCCCGGTGCCGGCGGCACCCTCGGCCCGGCGATGACCTTCGGCTACATCGCCGCCCGGCACATCGCTGCCAGCGCCTGA
- a CDS encoding acyl-CoA dehydrogenase family protein, whose protein sequence is MHVMREKTAVEIELIARARRLVPALRERAERADREGKVPDETIREMQEAGLFRALQPKQWDGYEVDPRTFFEIQMTLAEGCMSTAWIYGVMGVHPWQLARYPVEAQQDVWGEDTSTLISSTYMPVAKVTPVEGGYRISGRWGFSSGSEHCQWCLLGGVLPADGDLPVEHGTFLVPRSDYRIEKNWDVLGLRGTGSHDIVIEDAFVPAHRVQRTNNASLAATPGREVNTNPIYALPFAQVFTRAVSSSCLGALQGAINEFRDNAARHIGKHGAKTAEDPVAQTAVAEAITTVDAFKLVLERNFAHMLALAEKGEIPDTETRLLYRYQSAQVTNICAERVSDLLRSMAASGLYNTNPVARTFRDLHQARGHISNNVAAYGRSYGAVQLGLPNPDPYV, encoded by the coding sequence ATGCATGTCATGCGAGAGAAAACCGCGGTAGAGATCGAGCTGATCGCTCGCGCCCGCCGCCTGGTGCCCGCCCTGCGCGAGCGGGCCGAGCGGGCCGACCGCGAGGGCAAGGTGCCCGACGAGACCATCCGCGAGATGCAGGAGGCCGGCCTGTTCCGCGCCCTGCAGCCCAAGCAGTGGGACGGCTACGAGGTCGACCCGCGCACCTTCTTCGAGATCCAGATGACCCTCGCCGAAGGCTGCATGTCCACCGCCTGGATCTACGGCGTGATGGGCGTGCACCCCTGGCAGCTGGCCCGCTACCCGGTCGAGGCCCAGCAGGACGTGTGGGGCGAGGACACCTCGACGCTGATTTCCTCCACCTACATGCCGGTGGCCAAGGTCACCCCGGTGGAAGGCGGCTACCGCATCAGCGGGCGCTGGGGCTTCTCCAGCGGCAGCGAGCACTGCCAGTGGTGCCTGCTCGGCGGCGTCCTGCCGGCCGACGGCGACCTGCCGGTCGAGCACGGCACCTTCCTGGTGCCGCGCAGCGACTACCGCATCGAGAAGAACTGGGACGTGCTCGGCCTGCGCGGCACCGGCAGCCACGACATCGTGATCGAGGACGCCTTCGTCCCCGCCCACCGCGTGCAGCGCACCAACAACGCCAGCCTGGCGGCCACCCCGGGCCGCGAGGTCAACACCAACCCGATCTACGCGCTGCCCTTCGCCCAGGTGTTCACCCGCGCGGTGTCCAGCTCGTGCCTCGGCGCCCTGCAGGGCGCGATCAACGAGTTCCGCGACAACGCCGCCCGCCACATCGGCAAGCACGGCGCCAAGACCGCCGAGGACCCGGTGGCGCAGACCGCGGTGGCCGAGGCGATCACCACCGTCGACGCCTTCAAGCTGGTGCTCGAGCGCAACTTCGCGCACATGCTGGCGCTGGCCGAGAAGGGCGAGATCCCCGACACCGAGACCCGCCTGCTGTACCGCTACCAGTCCGCCCAGGTCACCAATATCTGTGCCGAGCGGGTCAGCGACCTGCTGCGCTCGATGGCCGCCTCCGGCCTGTACAACACCAACCCGGTGGCGCGCACCTTCCGCGACCTGCACCAGGCGCGCGGGCACATCTCCAACAACGTGGCCGCCTACGGCCGCAGCTACGGCGCGGTGCAGCTCGGCCTGCCCAACCCCGATCCGTACGTCTGA
- the rlmE gene encoding 23S rRNA (uridine(2552)-2'-O)-methyltransferase RlmE: MKRSKSSSRWLKEHVNDPYVKQAQKDGYRSRAAYKLLELIEKDKLIRPGMLVMDLGSAPGGWSQVAGRLVGDKGRVLASDILPMDSLENVDFIQGDFTDDKVFQQILDKLDGRQPDLIISDIAPNISGVAAADQASSMYLVELVLDMVRQVLKPGGNFAVKVFQGEGSDEFLKDVRTSFEKVVVRKPDASRSRSSEVYFVAKGFKG, encoded by the coding sequence ATGAAACGCTCCAAAAGCAGCAGCCGCTGGCTGAAAGAACACGTCAACGATCCCTACGTCAAACAGGCGCAGAAGGACGGTTATCGCTCGCGCGCCGCCTACAAGCTGCTCGAGCTGATCGAGAAGGACAAGCTGATCCGCCCCGGCATGCTGGTCATGGATCTGGGCTCGGCGCCCGGTGGCTGGTCGCAGGTGGCGGGCCGTCTGGTGGGCGACAAGGGACGGGTGCTGGCCAGCGACATCCTGCCGATGGACTCGCTGGAAAACGTCGACTTCATCCAGGGCGACTTCACCGACGACAAGGTGTTCCAGCAGATTCTCGACAAGCTCGATGGCCGGCAGCCCGACCTGATCATCTCCGACATCGCCCCCAACATCAGCGGGGTTGCCGCCGCCGATCAGGCTTCCTCGATGTACCTGGTCGAGCTGGTCCTCGACATGGTCCGCCAGGTGCTCAAGCCGGGCGGCAACTTTGCGGTCAAGGTGTTCCAGGGCGAAGGCTCGGACGAGTTCCTGAAGGATGTCCGCACCTCGTTCGAAAAGGTCGTGGTGCGCAAGCCCGATGCCTCGCGCTCCCGCTCGAGCGAGGTGTATTTCGTGGCCAAGGGCTTCAAAGGCTAA
- a CDS encoding NAD(P)/FAD-dependent oxidoreductase has translation MIRINELSLPLDHSPEELRAAIVKRLNIRDADLLNFSVFKRSYDARKKNSVILFIYIINLEARDEASILARLADDKNIRPAPDTSYHPVAQAPAELSERPLVVGFGPCGLFAALLLAQMGFKPIVLERGKDVRRRTKDTWALWRKKTLTPESNVQFGEGGAGLFSDGKLYSQIKDPKFYGRKVMHEFVRAGAPEEIMYVSKPHIGTFRLTGVVSTMREEIIALGGEVRFESKVTDLLIDDGQLEGVVLESGETLRSRHVVLALGHSSRDTFRMLHRQGVFLEAKPFAVGFRIEHPQSMIDQARLGKYAGHPELGAADYKLVHQAKNGRAVYSFCMCPGGTVVAATSEPERVVTNGMSQYSRNERNANAGIVVGINPEQDFPGGPLAGVEFQERLESRAYVLGGSDYCAPAQLVGDFIRGVPSSEFGEVEPSYKPGVRLGDLAPSLPDYAIEAIREALPVFGKQIRGFDRNDAVLTGIETRTSSPVRITRDPETLQSLNLRGLFPAGEGAGYAGGILSAGVDGIKVAEAVARSMLAGLEPTAAQSH, from the coding sequence ATGATTCGCATCAACGAACTGTCCCTGCCCCTCGACCACTCCCCCGAGGAGCTGCGCGCGGCCATCGTCAAGCGCCTGAATATCCGCGACGCCGACCTGCTGAACTTCAGCGTGTTCAAGCGCAGCTACGATGCCCGCAAGAAGAACAGCGTCATCCTGTTCATCTACATCATCAACCTGGAAGCCCGCGACGAGGCGTCGATCCTGGCGCGCCTGGCCGATGACAAGAACATCCGTCCGGCCCCGGACACCAGCTACCACCCGGTAGCCCAGGCACCGGCCGAGCTGAGCGAGCGGCCGCTGGTGGTGGGTTTCGGTCCCTGCGGCCTGTTCGCCGCCCTGCTGCTGGCGCAGATGGGCTTCAAGCCCATCGTGCTGGAGCGCGGCAAGGATGTGCGTCGGCGCACCAAGGACACCTGGGCCCTGTGGCGCAAGAAGACCCTGACCCCGGAATCCAACGTGCAGTTCGGCGAGGGCGGTGCCGGCCTGTTCTCCGACGGCAAGCTCTACAGCCAGATCAAGGACCCGAAGTTCTACGGCCGCAAGGTGATGCACGAGTTCGTCCGCGCCGGCGCGCCGGAAGAGATCATGTACGTCAGCAAGCCGCACATCGGCACCTTCCGCCTCACCGGCGTGGTCTCCACCATGCGCGAGGAGATCATCGCCCTGGGTGGCGAGGTGCGCTTCGAAAGCAAGGTGACCGACCTGCTGATCGACGACGGCCAGCTCGAGGGCGTGGTGCTGGAGAGCGGCGAAACCCTGCGCAGCCGCCATGTGGTGCTGGCGCTGGGCCACAGCTCGCGCGACACCTTCCGCATGCTGCACCGCCAGGGCGTATTCCTCGAGGCCAAGCCGTTTGCCGTGGGCTTCCGTATCGAACATCCGCAATCGATGATCGACCAGGCGCGCCTGGGCAAATACGCCGGCCATCCGGAACTGGGCGCCGCCGACTACAAGCTGGTGCACCAGGCCAAGAATGGCCGTGCGGTATACAGCTTCTGCATGTGCCCCGGCGGCACCGTGGTGGCCGCCACCTCCGAGCCGGAGCGCGTGGTGACCAACGGCATGAGCCAGTACTCGCGCAACGAGCGCAACGCCAATGCCGGCATCGTCGTCGGCATCAACCCGGAGCAGGACTTCCCCGGCGGCCCGCTGGCCGGCGTGGAGTTCCAGGAGCGCCTGGAGTCGCGGGCCTACGTACTGGGTGGCAGCGACTACTGCGCACCCGCGCAACTGGTCGGCGACTTCATCCGCGGCGTGCCGTCGAGCGAGTTCGGCGAGGTCGAGCCCTCCTACAAACCCGGCGTGCGCCTGGGCGATCTGGCGCCGTCGCTGCCGGACTATGCGATCGAGGCCATCCGCGAGGCGCTGCCGGTCTTCGGCAAGCAGATCCGCGGCTTCGACCGCAACGACGCCGTGCTCACCGGCATCGAAACCCGCACCTCGTCGCCGGTGCGCATCACCCGCGACCCGGAGACCCTGCAAAGCCTCAACCTGCGCGGCCTGTTCCCGGCCGGCGAAGGTGCCGGCTATGCCGGCGGCATCCTGTCGGCGGGCGTGGATGGCATCAAGGTCGCCGAAGCGGTGGCCAGGTCGATGCTGGCCGGGCTCGAACCGACCGCCGCGCAGAGCCACTGA
- a CDS encoding RNA methyltransferase — translation MKLDDIKKLHQKKYRAEFGHFLVEGEHLLLELQKAAAHDPRLLRSQLYVTGAYEHWQSPFRTHLISERQMAQIADTKTPQGILAVVPMPEAAAPVSASAGNERAIYLHEIQDPGNLGTILRTLAWFGGFRCLLSPGSVDPYNPKVVRSSMGAIFHTPLELDVELDSLRSRFARIACLDMQGERMQSASFRNFDCYLFGNEARGVPREQLTALHAQPFTIAGCGSIESLNLATTVNMCAYELSR, via the coding sequence ATGAAACTCGACGACATCAAGAAACTGCACCAGAAAAAGTACCGGGCCGAGTTCGGGCATTTCCTGGTGGAGGGCGAGCACCTGCTGCTGGAGCTGCAGAAAGCCGCGGCCCACGACCCGCGGCTGCTGCGCAGCCAGCTGTACGTGACCGGCGCCTACGAGCACTGGCAGAGCCCGTTCAGGACCCACCTGATCAGCGAGCGCCAGATGGCGCAGATCGCCGACACCAAGACGCCGCAGGGCATTCTTGCCGTGGTGCCGATGCCGGAAGCTGCCGCGCCGGTTTCTGCTTCCGCAGGAAACGAGCGCGCCATCTACCTGCATGAAATCCAGGACCCCGGCAACCTCGGCACCATCCTGCGCACCCTGGCCTGGTTCGGCGGCTTCCGCTGCCTGCTCAGCCCCGGCAGCGTCGACCCGTACAACCCCAAGGTGGTGCGCTCCAGCATGGGCGCGATCTTCCATACGCCGCTCGAGCTGGATGTCGAACTGGACTCGCTGCGTTCGCGCTTCGCCCGCATCGCCTGCCTGGACATGCAGGGCGAGCGCATGCAGTCGGCCAGCTTCAGGAACTTCGACTGCTATCTGTTCGGCAACGAAGCCCGCGGCGTGCCCCGCGAGCAGCTGACCGCCCTCCACGCCCAGCCCTTCACGATTGCCGGGTGCGGCAGCATCGAATCGCTGAACCTGGCCACGACGGTCAACATGTGTGCGTATGAGTTGAGCCGCTGA